A region of the Salinisphaera sp. T31B1 genome:
TGCTGCTGTTGCTGTTCGGGGTCGGGCTGCACCTGCGCCCGGCGACCCTGTTCAACCGGCCGGTGCTTATCGGCGGCGGGCTGCATCTGACGGCCAGCCTTCTGGTGCTCGGCGTGGTCGCCTGGGCGCTCGGCCTGACGGCTATCGAGGCCTTGCTCTGTGCCTTGCTGCTGAGTTTTTCCAGTACGGTGCTGGCGGCCAAGACGCTGGATACGGCCGGCGAGCTGGGCGCGTTTCATGGCCGTCTGGCGATCGGCATTCTGATCGTTCAGGATTGTGTTGCGGTACTGGTGATGATCGCGGTCTCGGAGACGGCGTTGTCGTGGTGGACACTGATCGTGCTGCCGGGGCTGGCCTGTCTGCGCTGGCCGCTGCTCTGGCTGTTGTCGGCGATCGATTCGGACGAGCTGCTGCTGCTGGCCGCTGCGCTGCTCGCCCTCGGCGTCGCCCGCCTGTTTACCGAGCTCGGCCTGTCAGCCGAGCTCGGTGCAATCGCCGCCGGTGCGCTGGTGGCTGCTCATCCGCGCGGTCAGGCGCTGGCTGCCCATTTATGGGCGGTCAAGGAATTGCTGTTGAGCGCGTTCTTCTTGAGCGTCGGGCTGCAGGTATCGCCCGGGCTCACCGATTGGGCGCTGGCTGCGGCTCTGGCCCTGTTGCTGCCGGCCAAGGCCTGGCTGTTCTTCGCGCTGCTGGTCTCGCTCGGGCTGCGTGCGCGCACCGCTTTCCTGACCGGCAACGCGCTCACCAGCTACAGCGAATTCACGCTCATCGCCGGCATGGCGGCCCATGCCCAGGGATTGCTATCGAGCACGGTGCTGAGTGTTCTGACACTGGCCACCGTGCTGTCGTTCGTGATTCATCTGCCGCATAACCGTCTGGGTCATGCCATCTACGACCGGTTCGAGCGCGGTCTGCGTGCCTTTGAACGTGACGTGCCGCATCCGGACGAGCCGGTGGCGAGCATCGGTGCGGCGCATTATCTCGTGCTGGGTATGGGCCGAACCGGTACGGCCGCCTACGATTTTCTGCGCCGCAGCGGTCAGACCGCGGCCGGCCTGGACACCGATCCGGATGTGCTGTCGCGCCATGTGGCCGCCGAGCGCCGGGTAGCCTACGGCGACGCACAGGATCGAGAACTGTGGCGGGATCTACGCCTGCGTTCGGTCCGTGGGGCGGTGGTGGCACTGCCGAATGCGCCGGGACGGCTGCGCGCGACCCGGTTGCTGCGCGAATATGCACCGCAGCTGGTGATCAGCACCTTTGCCATGCACGCCCATGAGGCCGAGGCCCTGCGCGAGGCTGGCGCCGACAACGTGAGCTATCTGCTGGCCGAGGCCGGCGAACGCATGGCCGAATTGAGTTGCACGCCGGCCGATCCGGGCACGGACGAACGGCCGCGTCTGCCGTCGTGAGACCCGATCAGCGGGCCGGCGTCTTCGCGATCTTGTCGGCCAGCTGAGGATAGAGCTTGGGGTTGGCCGCCACTATGTTGCCGGTGTCCATCGGATCGCCGTCGTGCGCATCACCGGCGATGCCACCGGCGGCACGGACCATCAGGATGCCGGCGGCCATGTCCCATGGTGCCAGCCCCATTTCCCAGAAGCCGTCCAGACGGCCGGCAGCCACATAGGCCAGATCGAGCGCGGCCGAGCCGGCACGACGGATGTCCGACGATGCTGACAGCAGCCGGTTGAACACGGGCATGTGCGTGGCCACGTCACCGGACTTGCGATAGGCAAAGCCGGTCGCCAGCAGGGCCTGACGCATGTGCACGGTCTTCGAGACGCGGATCCGCTTGCCGTCGAGCGTGGCGCCGGCGCCGCGATCGGCGGTGAACAGCTCGTCCTTGACGGGATCGTAGATCACCGCGTGTTCGAGTACGCCGTTGACCTGGCAGCCGATCGAGACACAGAAATGCGGGATGCCACGCATGAAATTCGCGGTGCCGTCGATCGGATCGATGATCCAGATCGTGTCCGACTCACCCTGTTCGCCGGATTCCTCGGCGTGGAAGGCATGCCCGGGATAGACCCGGCGAATGGTGTCGATGATGGTCATCTCGGCGCGCTGATCGGCCTCGGTGACGTAATCGTTGCGGCCCCGCTTGGCGGTGACTTCGCCGGTGTCGCCGCGCCGGTAATAGGACAGAATCACGTCGCCGGCGCGGCGGGCGGCGGTTACGGCGATGTTGGTCAACGGTTGCATGAGCGGCTCTTGGGAATCTTGCGGGCGCGGCCGCCGTTGCCGGGCAGGCCGTCGAAAGCCGGCTAGCGTACCATTTGCCGGCGAACGACGACGTGCCCGGAAAGCCCATGACCCTAGCCGACATTACTGCCGCGACCGATGACCGAGCCTTGGACCGCTTCGAGCCCGAGCGGCTGGCACGCTTGCGTATCGTGCTGGTCGGGGCGCAGCACCCCGGCAATATCGGGGCCGCGGCCCGTGCGATGAAGGTGATGGGCCTGGCCGATCTCGTCCTGGTCGCGCCCGAGCGCTATCCCGACCCCGAGGCGTCGGCCCGTGCGTCCGGCGCCGACGACGTGCTCGAGGCCGCGCGCGTGGTCGACACGCTCGATGAGGCGATCGCCGACTGTGTGCTCGCGATCGGCGCCAGCGCCCGCCGTCGCAGTACCAGCTGGCCGCTGGTGGATGCGCGTACCGCGGCGCATCGGGCGGTCCGTCTGGCGGGCGAACATCGGGTCGCGCTCGTGTTCGGGCGCGAGCGCAGCGGTCTGGACAACGCCGAGCTCGACCGTTGCCAGCTCCACCTGCAGGTCCCGACCAATCCCGACTATCGCTCGCTCAATCTCGCCGCTGCGGTGCAGGTCGTGGCCTACGAGCTGCGCATGGCGGCCGGCGATCGGCCCGAAGCCGAGCCGCTCCACGAGCCGGTTCATGCGGCCGACATGGAAGGCCTGTACGGCCATTTCCACGATGTGCTGATCGCGGCCGGTTTTCTCGATCCGGAATCGCCCGGCGTGCTCATGCGACGGCTGCGCCGGCTGTTCAATCGTGCCGCGCCCGATCGCACCGAGCTCAATATCCTGCGGGGCGCGCTACGGGCGATGGATCCGCGTCGCCGGCCGCTCCGGCGCGCGCCCAAACCCCATTCGGCCGATGACGCGCCGGCAGGGCTTGATCCGGACGCACAAGACCCGAAATAGTGAAGATCGACCCACGGCGTACCCGTCGCCGTCGCCAGGCCCTGGGAGAGACTCATGCTTGCACGCATGCGCGAAGACATAAAATCCATATTCGAACGCGATCCCGCGGCGCGCAGTTTCTGGGAGGTGGTGTTTTCCTATCCCGGCCTGCATGCGCTGTGGTGGCATCGCGTGGCGCACTGGTGCTGGACACATCATCTGAAGTGGATCGGCCGTTTCGTATCGCATCTGTCGCGTTTTCTCACCGGCATCGAGATCCATCCGGGCGCGGTGATCGGCCGGCGGTTTTTCATTGACCACGGTTTCGGCGTGACCATCGGTGAAACGACGGTGATCGGCGACGATTGCACGATCTACCAGGGCGTGACCCTGGGCGGCACCAGCTGGAACCCTGGCAAGCGTCACCCGACACTGGAAAACGAGGTCATCGTGGGCGCGGGCGCAAAGGTGCTCGGCCCGTTCACGGTCGGCCAGGGCGCCCGGATCGGCTCGAATGCGGTGGTGGTCAAGGAAGTGCCGCCCGGTTGCACGGCGGTCGGCGTGCCGGCAAAGCTGGTCAAATGCAAGGACGGCACGCCCGAGGACCGGCGCAAGGAAACCGCCGACCGCATTGGTTTCTCCATGTACGGCGTGGCCCAGGACATGCCCGATCCGGTCTCCCGCGGCATCGATGCGATGCTCGATCATATCGACTCGCTGGAGCGCCGCCAGGACGAACTGGAGCGGCTGACCGCGCGGCTTTCCGAACAGTTCGAAGAACGTACCACCGACAAGGCCTGAGCCGGCCCGCCGGGCACGGCTCGCCAGGACGGCTGTCATGACGATCTATTTCGACCACAACGCCACCACGCCGCTGCATCCTGGCGTGCTCGAGGCGATGATGCCCTGGCTGACTGAAGGGTACGCCAACCCCTCGTCGCTGCATCGCAGCGGGCGCGGGGCCCGGGCCGCCGTGGAGGCCGCGCGCGGCCAGGTGGCGAATCTGGTCGGTGCGCATCCATCTCAGGTGATCTTCACCGGCGGCGGCACCGAGGCCGACAACCTGGCGCTGGCCGGGGTGGCAGCGGCCGCTCGGCATCCTTCACGCATGATCATTTCGCCGATCGAGCACCCGGCGATCGTCGATACCGCCGACGCTCTGGCCGCGGCCGGCTGGCAGATCGAAACGGTCGCGGTCGACGATCAGGGCCGGGTGCTGTGCGACGATCTGGCGGCCCGCCTGGCAGAGAGGCCCTGTGCACTGGTCTCGATCATGGCTGCCAACAACGAGACCGGCGTGATCCAGGATATGGAAACGATCAGCCGGTGCTGCCGCCAGGCAGGCGTGCCGCTGCATACCGACGCGGTACAGGCCATCGGCAAGCATGGCTTCGATTTCGCGGCTAGCGGCGCGGCCTGTGCCAGCGTGTCGGCACACAAGATCCAGGGTCCGAAGGGCGTGGGCGCGCTGATCGTCGACCGGCATCTGCCGATCGATGCCATCGTTCACGGTGGCGGCCACGAGCAGGGCCTGCGTTCGGGTACGCTCAACGTCGCCGGGATCGTGGGTTTCGGCGCGGCGGCGGCTCGCCTGGGCGAGCATCGCGACCAAGAGATCGCCCATATGCGCACGCTGCGTGACCAGCTCGAAACCGGGCTGGATGCAATGCCGGGCATCACGCGTTTTTCACCGCATGCCGAGCGTCTGGCCAATACCTGCCAGTTCGCCGTGGCCGGCTACGACGGTGAAGGTCTGCTCATGTTGCTGGATCACGACGATATTGCGGTGTCGTCCGGGTCAGCCTGTGCCGCAGGCACCGGCGAGCCCAGCCCGGTGCTGTTGGCCATGGGCGTCGAGCCCGACGTTGCGCGCGGCGCGATCCGAGTGAGCCTGGGGCCTGGCAATACGCTTGCCGAAGTCCAGCGCTTCTTGCTGGTGCTGGGTCGCCTGGCCGGGGGCACCGGTGGCCTGCCCGGCGGTATCAGCGCGTCGGTGCTCACCGGATGAGCGACGTCCAGGCGCTCTATCTGGACCATGCCGCCACCACGCCATTGGTGCCGGGCGTGGCAGAACGCATGCAGGAAGTGCTTGCCGGGCCGTCCGCCAACCCGGCGTCGGCGCATCCGGCCGGGCGGGCGGCGGCGGCCTATATCGCAGACGCGGCGCGCGCGGTCGGTGAACTGATCAACGCCGACGCCGACTCACTGGTATGGACGTCCGGGGCGACCGAGTCGATCAACCTGGCGCTCAAGGGTGTGGTCGGCTTCAACGGCGGCGGGGGGCATCTGGTTACGGTCGCCACCGAGCATGCCGCCACGCTCGATGTGGCCGACTGGCTGGCAGCGCGTGGTACGCGGGTCACCCGGTTGGG
Encoded here:
- a CDS encoding cation:proton antiporter, with the translated sequence MELIWLALALGGGLAAARLQLPVFVGYLMVGLALGLVGQQSTPLLVEAGEIGVLLLLFGVGLHLRPATLFNRPVLIGGGLHLTASLLVLGVVAWALGLTAIEALLCALLLSFSSTVLAAKTLDTAGELGAFHGRLAIGILIVQDCVAVLVMIAVSETALSWWTLIVLPGLACLRWPLLWLLSAIDSDELLLLAAALLALGVARLFTELGLSAELGAIAAGALVAAHPRGQALAAHLWAVKELLLSAFFLSVGLQVSPGLTDWALAAALALLLPAKAWLFFALLVSLGLRARTAFLTGNALTSYSEFTLIAGMAAHAQGLLSSTVLSVLTLATVLSFVIHLPHNRLGHAIYDRFERGLRAFERDVPHPDEPVASIGAAHYLVLGMGRTGTAAYDFLRRSGQTAAGLDTDPDVLSRHVAAERRVAYGDAQDRELWRDLRLRSVRGAVVALPNAPGRLRATRLLREYAPQLVISTFAMHAHEAEALREAGADNVSYLLAEAGERMAELSCTPADPGTDERPRLPS
- a CDS encoding inositol monophosphatase family protein, with translation MQPLTNIAVTAARRAGDVILSYYRRGDTGEVTAKRGRNDYVTEADQRAEMTIIDTIRRVYPGHAFHAEESGEQGESDTIWIIDPIDGTANFMRGIPHFCVSIGCQVNGVLEHAVIYDPVKDELFTADRGAGATLDGKRIRVSKTVHMRQALLATGFAYRKSGDVATHMPVFNRLLSASSDIRRAGSAALDLAYVAAGRLDGFWEMGLAPWDMAAGILMVRAAGGIAGDAHDGDPMDTGNIVAANPKLYPQLADKIAKTPAR
- a CDS encoding RNA methyltransferase, whose translation is MTLADITAATDDRALDRFEPERLARLRIVLVGAQHPGNIGAAARAMKVMGLADLVLVAPERYPDPEASARASGADDVLEAARVVDTLDEAIADCVLAIGASARRRSTSWPLVDARTAAHRAVRLAGEHRVALVFGRERSGLDNAELDRCQLHLQVPTNPDYRSLNLAAAVQVVAYELRMAAGDRPEAEPLHEPVHAADMEGLYGHFHDVLIAAGFLDPESPGVLMRRLRRLFNRAAPDRTELNILRGALRAMDPRRRPLRRAPKPHSADDAPAGLDPDAQDPK
- the cysE gene encoding serine O-acetyltransferase — its product is MLARMREDIKSIFERDPAARSFWEVVFSYPGLHALWWHRVAHWCWTHHLKWIGRFVSHLSRFLTGIEIHPGAVIGRRFFIDHGFGVTIGETTVIGDDCTIYQGVTLGGTSWNPGKRHPTLENEVIVGAGAKVLGPFTVGQGARIGSNAVVVKEVPPGCTAVGVPAKLVKCKDGTPEDRRKETADRIGFSMYGVAQDMPDPVSRGIDAMLDHIDSLERRQDELERLTARLSEQFEERTTDKA
- a CDS encoding cysteine desulfurase family protein, whose protein sequence is MTIYFDHNATTPLHPGVLEAMMPWLTEGYANPSSLHRSGRGARAAVEAARGQVANLVGAHPSQVIFTGGGTEADNLALAGVAAAARHPSRMIISPIEHPAIVDTADALAAAGWQIETVAVDDQGRVLCDDLAARLAERPCALVSIMAANNETGVIQDMETISRCCRQAGVPLHTDAVQAIGKHGFDFAASGAACASVSAHKIQGPKGVGALIVDRHLPIDAIVHGGGHEQGLRSGTLNVAGIVGFGAAAARLGEHRDQEIAHMRTLRDQLETGLDAMPGITRFSPHAERLANTCQFAVAGYDGEGLLMLLDHDDIAVSSGSACAAGTGEPSPVLLAMGVEPDVARGAIRVSLGPGNTLAEVQRFLLVLGRLAGGTGGLPGGISASVLTG